TAAAAAAGTAAGATTTAATTTAATGTGTAATAAGCCTTGGTTTAAGGGCCAGATCCTGTGATTTTTAATGCTGTTTATGCTGGCTTTGAGTCTATGGTTGATGGACTTCAAAAGAGATATGACGCTTTATGTTCTGGTAATGAAATGGTGTATGTTGCCACTCCTCGTAATGTAGATTTCAATGATTTTATTATCGAAGTGTGGGGTAGAGAATAGCAAAGAGGCTGGACAAGCAAAATAAAAAAGGTGAGGTAGCTTAAAAGACTACCCACCTCTTTTTATTTTGTTTATTTTAAAACAGTTTAGCGTAAAACAGCCAATAAATCTGATTTCAAAATATTTTTAGCAACAAAACGCCCTTTATAAAAGCCGCATGACTCACACACTGAATGAGAAAGTCTCGGAGCAGAGCAGTTTGAGCAGCTGGAAAGATTGATAGCACTGAGTGCATGGTGAGCACGGCGCATGTTGCGGCGTGAGCGGGATACTTTTTTCTTTGGAGTTGGCATACTAGGTTATCCTCTTCTTGCAATTTCAAGTATTTAGTTTACTTTTAACTACATGACATTTGAGTCAAAAACGAATGTGATAATTTTCAGAGCTTTCCCCCGCATCACATTGCGTAAACAAAACGTTTCAACTTCATAATGGAGTCATTTGTTTATGTCAATCATTATCCTGTGCGTTTGAGCGCTGTTATGTTATTTTGCTGATTTTCTTCGTTTTCTGGATTTTCAAGGGTATCAGAGCGATGAGAAGGCTCCTCGTCCTCTTTTGTATTCAGTGTAAGGCTAATGCGTTTGGCAGATGCTCTGAGCGCTCCTGCTAAGGTTGATTCAATGATATCAGTTTCTTTTGGAATTGACTTGCGGATCATCGCTGCAAGGCGCAAACGTTCTTCGTCTCCAAGATTGGAATCCTCAATATAGTCATGAAAATTATGCAAAAACTCAAGAACATAATTGATGGCAACACCTTGTTCTGGATAAGCACCTGTTTTTTCATATTCTCGAACTCTCATTGATTCTGTGGCTTGTGCAGAATGCATCGAACTTTCTGGAATCATTGTTTTCGTGTCTTCTTTATTCAATTTGCTTCGCAAATTAATTTCAACTTCTCTTATTTCTTCTATAATTACAGATAGTTCTGTTCTGGCTTTATGGGCAAGTCGGTATGCCGTCCAATTAAAACCTGCTCGAATCGCATTTTGCGCAAGAATATGAAGGCGTTCTGTATCTTGGGTATTGGCTTTATCAATTTTTAAGTTGTTAATAATTGCTTTGTCTTCTCCCCAGTAGCGTGATGCTGTTTCTTTTTTGATTTTAAGGTGTTTTGCCCATTTGCGGACAGAATTGATAAAAGAAATTTTTTGTTTTGAATTGCTTCCTGTCACCAACCGGTTTTTGAGATTGCTAAATTCTATAATTTTTTGAGCAAATTTTTCTGGGATATATTCAATATGTGAGCTTGGATCAAAAAACCACTGTCTCAATTGTGCTTCTTTGGCTTCTTGAGAAATGATAGAGCTAGCATGCGCATGACCTTTTTCAAATAATAAAATTGTATAAAGTAAAATTTGATCTATTTTTTCGTCTAAAATATTTGCAGTAAATAAGTTATCGCTTTTAAATTTTTTAAGGTGAGGTTGACCTTGTTGTAAACCAAAAACAACAAGTCCAATTTCCCAGTGCGTTAAATTGTAGTCGGATAATTTTTTTAAATATTTTTGAGGATTGGTTAAATAGTTTTTAATGTTTTCAATAGTCATTGACTCAAATTCAATAAGCAGTTGTAGCTTTCGAGCGCACTGTTTTATGGTTAAAGGCAACTCTAATGAGTGATATGAATTAATTTTATCAATATTTTTTTTGCTTTCTGCAAGATTGCCATCGTAAAAAAAGGAGCACCATCCTTTCATAAGGTGGGCTTCAAGGATACTTAAATCATTACCAATTCTGCTTGAGAGATCGAGTACTGTTTCTAAAACTAGAGATCGAATTTTTGGGCTTAAATTTCTTTCTCCGCATAAAATAAGAGAAAGTAATAAACTAATTGTACTTTCTCCATCGTTGTTTTCAATTGTAAAAGATAAGACGTTAAGAATTTCTGGGAAAAGAATGCTATTGTCAATCCAGCCTATACTTGTTCTTAAAAATTGAGCGAGAACAATGCCGCGAATTGGTTTGACCTTGGGTAAATAAAGTGTTTTGTCAGCTTTTAAGTTACTGGTATCTATTGGTTCAACAATTTTTCTAAGTAATATTTTATTGTTTTTTATTTCTTCTTCGTTAGAGAAACTCACTTGTTCTAAAAGCTTTTTTTGAATTTTGTAAATTTCAGATTCAATTTCATTTGCCAGAGAGAGTTTAGTATCTTTAGAGTTTCTGATAACGAGTTCTGATTCTTCTGCTTGATGAATAAGTTTATAAAATTCATCTGTTCTTCGTTCTCTTTTTTTAATCTGAGAAGGAAAAAAACTTTTCATCAAAAGGATAATTTTGCGTTTAGGATTTGTAATATTCCAACCTACTGCTTGGTAGTATTTATCAGCTTGGTCAAATTGGCTTAAAGAAAGAGACAGATCTGCAATGTGCTCGCGAATTTTTGGGATTAAAACCGGAGCTTCTTCTGGACACTCTTTTTCGATGCTTTCTCCAAGCATTTGTAATTTTGCAATGATAAACTCTGTTGAAGTTATGTCGCACAATTCTTCTGTCGCCATAATTAACGCAGCATAGGCGCTATAAGAATATATTTTAAGATTTGAGCGAGCGAGATATTCTGAAATATGGATAATATCACTTAATGTTGTTTTTTCATTGGAATTTTTACATAAAAATTCTGCAAGAATAAAATATACTTTTGATTTTATTTCTTTATTAAGTAATAACGAGAGGCTAAGCCAAATATACTGGTGTTCCCAATAATAACAAATAAGTTGTCCAGTGTGGACGTCTCGGTTTTCAGAGAATAATCCTATTTTAATCGCAATATTTAGCGCTTCATAAGCCAAGTGTAAGGGGTCTTTTCTTTTTTTATCAGCTAATTCTTCTAGATCATTGTCTTCGTTTTCTGATAATGTTGTATTTTCTGTTGTTGTTTCTTCATTTAATATGAGATCTTCTGCAGATTGTTGCAAATTTCTAGCTTGCTCTTTTCCCTCGTGGTAGTGATCAGAAAATATTTCTTGCATTACAGAAACTTTATTGCTTAAATTTTCTATAATATCTGAGTTTAATTGTAAATCCACCATTGCCCATGTAGCAAGAAACCGTGCTTGCTGACTTGTTAATTTATTTAGTTTTGTTATCCAATAGCTTTTTGTTCTTTCGTCTTTTAGGTTTGAATATGATAAATCTTGTTGTTTTAATTGTAAAATTGATTTTTTAATTTCTTCATCATAAATTTCTTCTTCAGAGCGAATTCCTAAAATCCATTTTATTGAATTTTGTTTCTTTTTGAATATTTCAATTAAAATTTTAAGTGAAGAATGATCGGATCTATTAAGATCATCTACAATTAATAAATTTATTTTTGAAGCTGTAAGAATTTTATCAAATAGTTTTTCAATACTATTGTATAACCACTGATGTTTAATTTGTACAAATGAGCTTTGTTTAGATATTTTAATAGAATTTTTAGACTCACCATATTTTCTTAAAGAAGGTAAAACGTAATAAAGAGAATCGACTTGATTTCCAAGATTAAACAAGAATGATTTCATCTCTTGTAAAAACGTAGGATTTAAAAAAACGGTATGATTTAATAAACCATGGCATAAAGCATCAAGAGAAGAAAATGGAACTTTCATTGCACTAAATTTAACACTATGATAAAATGAGTTGACTTTAATAATACTCATACCCATGTTTAAACTACGCATTAATTGATGTTTGCTAGCAGATGTTGTTCTTGCATCTACCCAAATTCTGCTTGCATCTTGTTTGTTTTTACTTAAAGAAAACTCACATAGAATTTCTGGAATTTTAAATTGTTTTTTTAAAATTTTTTCATTTATGCTGTCATTATTTTCAGGTTGAAATGTGCTGTATAATGATGTTAAATTTTGAATATCAACATTGTCAGCAAGTCGATTTGAAATCATCATTATTTCAAATGCGAGTTCTTTGGCGTCACTAATTCTATTTTCTGGTAATGGATCGACTGCCTTTAACAAAACAGTTTTTAATCGCTTCATTGTATCAAATATAGCATGTTTTCCCGTCCATTTATGCCATTCTTTGCCAAGAATAAATACATTTTGATCTAAGGAAACATAGAGAGGCCAAAGAGCATTAAGAACAGAGGGGCCTTCAATTGTAATTAAACCAAAATCCCAAGCCATAATAGCTGCTAAGCTAAAAATATCAGAACATTCTCCAAAAGAACCTTCTATAAAACCACGTGCTTCTGGAGCTATCCAAAAATTTCTTTCTGTGATTTTTTTTGAAATTGTAATTCTTTCTTCAATATTTTCAATTTCTTCATGATGAGGTATAAAGTGAAAATATCCTCCATCAAGTAAAACAATATGTGGAACTTCTTCTTTTTTTTCAAAAAAATCAGATTCATATGTTTGTTTGATATCAACAGATGCGCGATCGCGAATTAAAATGTTTTGTGGTTTGATATTGCCATGAATAATACCTTTTGAATGATAAAAATAAAGATTTTCAAAAATTCTTACCCATAACCTAAGTCGATTTTTTATGCGTGAAATTTCATGAATTTTTATAGGAGTTTCTTTTTTATTTGCATCAAATAAAGTAACTCCTTCAATCCAACGAGAAAAGACTTCAAAATCGTTAGTTCTAAAAAACAGCTCCATGTTTTCGCCATATTCGAATTGAAGCGCTTTTTTTATATTTTCAAAACTCTCTTGTATTTTAAGTTTGAAAAATCGTGATTTATTAATTCCTTCCACTTTTACAGTTTTTTTTCTTAATTCATCAGCTCGTTGCATACGAGAAATAATTGGACTGCTAATCTTGCGACTCGCAACTTTTTCGACACTTGCATCTTCTCTTATTGAAATTTGAGCAATCAGCCTATCGTTATCCATGTTTCTCCGAAGCAGTATTAGATATGTCTTCCCATTATCTATATCGGTGTAAAGTTTTTGTTCCATAGCGTTGTTATTAAAATTTGAAAACTATTATAATTGTAATTATGTTCAATGCTTCAATTGAATTTGAAACTCTTTGATACAAGTTGGAGGAGTTGGAAATGGTTGAATCTACTCATTTAATTGAGTTTGCAGAAAATTCGTCATGGCTCGAGTTGAGTAGGTCAGCTTTTGTCAATAATATCAATACTTTTAGAAGAGTTTTGCCGCCTCACATCCTTTTAGGATGCGTATTAAAGGGTAATGCCTATGGGCACGGCTTTTTACAAAGTCTTGAAATTTTACATGATTATGTTGATCTTATTTTTGTGATTAGCCCAGTTGACGCATTTAAAATTAGAAAATTTGAAAAAGACAATGAGCTTGTACAAAAAAGAGTGGTTGTCTTGGGCAGTATCACTGCTGAAGAAGCTGCTATTTGCGCAATGAAAGTGATAGAAGTGACAATTACAGACGCAGGATGGGAGAATTTTATTCCTCGTTTACTGCGGTCTGAGAAAGAGCGAGGGCATATATACAGACCGTTAAAAGTTCATGTTCATGTTGACACAGGTTTGACGCGTGAAGGATTTTTACTTTCTGAGCTTGGGTCTAAGCTTGAATTTTTAGTAAAGCATGCTTCTTTGTTTCATGCGCAAGGGGTGATGTCGCATTTTGCAAACACGGAAGATGTGACAGATCAATCCTATGCGATAGAACAAATGGCCAAATTAGATAAAGCATTCGAAATTATTACTAAAAAACTAAATTTATCGTATAAACTTGAAAAGCATATTGCCCAGAGCTCTGCGACTATGATCATTCCTGCTTCACGATATGATTTAACCAGAGTTGGGATTTCAATCTACGGTTTGTGGCCTTCTCCTGAAACAAAATTGTCTACAAAAATTATTTTACCAGAATTACCAAGGTTAATCCCCGCCCTTACATGGAAATGTCAGAGTCAAAGTATAAAAAAAGTAGAATCGGGCAGTTATATTGGGTATGGGTGTACCTGTCGTGCTGAACGAGATCTGATTGCAGCGCTTTTTCCAGTTGGATATTTTGATGGTTATCCTCGATTGCTTTCTAATAAAGGCTATGTTTTGGTTGATGGAGTTCGTTGCAAAATATTAGGACGTGTGATGATGAATCATATTGTTGTTGACGTAACTGATGTAACGCAAGATGACTCTCGCCAGGTTATTGCAACATTAATTGGAAAAAGCGGCAAAGAATCGATTACAGTCGATCAAATTGCTGAATGGGCACAAACAATTAATTACGAAATTGTGACCCGTATAGGTGCTCATCTTAAAAGAATGGTTGTAGATTCGTGAAAAAAGAATTGTTTAATTATGATTTGCCAGAAGAGCTTATTGCTCAAACTCCCTTAGCAAATCGCGATGAAAGTCGACTTCTTGTTTGTAATGCAAAAAATAAATCTATTGCTGATTGTATGTTTAAAAACTTAGATGAAGTTTTAAATCATGAGTTTCAGTTACAAAAAAATAATGCAAAACTTCTGCTAATTGCTAATAATTCTCGAGTTTATCCTGCACGAGTGAGAATCAAAAGAAGCTCGGGTGGTCGGGGGGAAGTGTTTTTTTTAGAAAGAGGAGAAAAAACGCATTATAGTTGTTTATTAAGGCCGCAAAGTAAATTAAAAATTGGCGAAATTTTGTATGCTGATCTTAAAGAAGATATTGCTTTATTTGAAATAAGTCATTTAAATCCGCCAAAAGTTTCTATAATTGCTAATATGTCTCTTGATGAAATTCTTGATTTATATGGAGAAATGCCACTACCTCCTTATATTCAAAGAGATCCTAAAAAAATTGTTAATTATAGTAAGCTTGATAAAGACCGTTATCAAACAGTCTATTCTAACATAAATCATGTGGGAAGTTCTGCTTCTCCTACAGCAGGTCTGCATTTTTCACCAAGTATATTAAAAAAATGTGAAGAAAATAGAATTGAACTTTCTTATGTTACTTTGCATGTGGGTTTAGGAACATTTTTACCTGTAAAATCTGAAGATATTGAATCTCATGAAATGCATCAAGAATATTATTTTATATCTCAAGAAACAATTAAAAAAATATCCAAATATTTAAGTAACGGTTGGCCTATTGTTTTTGTAGGTACAACTTCATTAAGAGCTGTAGAAAGTTATTTTCAATTGTTAAACTTAGAATTGGGTAAAAATTTTATTTTAAATAATAAAAATATAAATCATTTAGAGAATAACTTAAATAAATTTTCTGATAAATGGCATACAACAAATATATTTATTCACCCTAAAAATGAAAATTCAATTTTTGTTCCTACAATTGGTAATGCAATTATTACAAATTTTCATCAGCCAGAAAGTACTCTTGCAATGCTGATTGCAGCATTAATGGGAATGAAATTTTGGAAGCAATTTTATAGTTACGCGATTACAAATAAATATCGTTTTTTTAGTTATGGTGATTCTAGCCTTCTTATTTTTGGAGAACAAAATTAGTGATGTTTTCTCAACGCAATCTTATCAATTTTAAAAAAATTAAATCTCTTCCCTTATCTCCAGAATTTTGGTCTGGTCACTTTGATACCGAAAATCTAAAATCATCTGATTTTGAGCAAGAATTTAATCAGGTTTTGTCTAAAGGTATTGCTCGCAATGAAGATCTTCAGCGTGTTAAGCAAGTTGGACCTAGAATCACAAAAATGACTTTTGGAGATATTGAAATTGAAACACCTATTTTTATGCCAGTTGGCACTTTAGGAAGTGTCAAATCTCTTTCTCCAGAAGATGTTTATGGAATAGGTTATAAAATTATATTAGGTAATACATATCATCTAAATTTAAGACCAGGGATGGAGCTCATGAAAGAATTTAATGGGCTGCACGAATTTATGCGTTGGCCTGGAGCGATTCTTACCGATAGTGGTGGTTTTCAGGTTATGAGTTTAGCAAAAATTAGAAAGTTAACAGAAGAAGGTGTTACGTTTGCAAATCATATTAATGGCGCAAAAGTAACATTAACTCCTGAAAAGGTTGTTGCTATTCAAGAAGATATAGACTCTGATATACAAATGGTTTTGGATGAATGCACTCCTTATCCAGCAACTTACGAAGAAGCATTATCAAGCATGCAACGATCAATGCGCTGGGCAAAAAGAGCCCGCCTCGCTCGCAACAAACAAAATCGTGCGCAATTTGGTATTGTGCAGGGTGGGATGTATGGCGATCTCCGCGTTCAAAGTGTTTTGCAGTTAATTGAAAATGATTTTGAAGGGTATGCAATTGGCGGACTTTCTGTAGGCGAATCAAAACGAGAGATGAGGCGTTTGCTGTCTGCTACAATACCTTGGATGCCCGATAACAAACCGCGATATTTAATGGGAGTGGGCGCGCCAGACGATTTGATTGACGCAATTTTATTGGGTGTTGATATGTTTGATTGTGTCATGCCAACACGCAATGCACGCAATGGGAGTGTTTTTGTTCGTTCATCTGCTTCTGCTACAGGGAAAATTCAAATAAAAAATGCAATTCATAAAATGAGCAAAGCCCCTTTAGATTCTTTATGTTCCTGTTATACGTGTAAAAATTATTCTAGAGCTTATTTGCGTCATCTTTTTGTTGCAGAAGAACTTTTAGTTTTTCGCTTATTGTCGATTCATAACTTACAGTTTCTTTATGATCTGACGTCTGAGCTAAGAGAAGCTATTCGTTCTGGGGATATCTTTGATCAAGTAAAGAGAATTAGAGGCGATTATGCACCTGGGAGCTAGCCAGTCATGGGAAACGCTAAGCAAAATAATGAATCAAAACAAGGTTATGAGAAACCTTTGCGTGTTTTCATCGGTGCCCATGAAACTCAAGATTTTTTAAATGACATTATTAAAACCTCAAAAAATAAAATTGATCATAAAAATGAAATAAAACCCTGGTGGTTTTGGTTAGGTTTTTTGGGGGGCGTGCTTATTTCTGGTTTAGGGATTTTTTTTACATTTACAACTGTTTATTTTATTCAAAATTCAATCCTTGAAAAACCCAATTTTATTTATGAAAAAGCTATTTGCGAAAAGCATTAAATAAAGTTACAATCCCTCCTAGTTTAAAATTTTGATGAGGTTTAATTATGAAGATTAATTTTTTTAATAACAGCAAATATGCGGCTGCATCTTTACTTTTGATTATACAATCGTGTACGTCTTCTAATTTTGTAAAAAAAGAAGTCATTGCAAATTCAATTAATAACCTAAAAACTCCAGAATGGGTTTTAAACTCAAATATTTTATTAGAAGAACAAAGCAATGTTATATTTATTCATAAAGTTAATTTAAATGGTTCCGCAAGGCCTGATTCATGTGTGTCAATTGCTCGTACCCAAGCTTTAGCAGAAATGATGAAGTACATTAAAAACTCTGTAACGAGTTCTGGACAAGTTGAAGATTTAAATGCAAGTTCAGATCCTTCTTATTCATCTTTAACCGCATTTTTGTCTCAAGGTAATATTTCTGGAGCAAAAGTAACAACAACTTACTGGGAACAAACTATGGAATCAGATGATTCTGGTATGCGTCCAGTTAAAAAACTGATGTGTGCAGTAAAAGTTAATATAGATAAAGGTGTTCTTGATAAACAAATGCGAGATGCTATTAATGGATCATCTGGTGGTAATCCAGAAATACGTAAAAAACTTCTTGAAGCACAAAAAACTTTTATTGATAGCGTAGGCAAAAAAGATTCTGATTCTTCTTCTAAAGGAGAATGAGTAAATGCTATCTAAAGTTACAGAACGTGTATTTATGTTTTTTTGCTTTATTGTATTTCATGGGCAACTGTATTCGCAAACGGATGCATGTTCTAGTTTAGCCGATTTGCAGACAAAAAATAACAATTCTTTTGTTGGTTATGGTTCTGGTCAGACACAGTTTGAAGCAGATCAAAATGCTCAAATAGATTTAGCAAGACAAATTAGACAAAAAGTAAGTGCGACTTCTACTGTTGAAGAAAATAATTTTAATTCTAATTTATCTTCAAATACTAAATCTGTTGTTCAAGAAATATTAATAGGCGCAAAAATTTTAAAAAGATGCTCTGGTGAAAATAAATTTTCAACCGTTGTTACCTTGGATAAAGATTTTTTTATTAATTCACTTGCAGAAAAATTGACAATAACTTTTAATAAGGCAAATTCTCTTAAAAAATCTATTGAAAATGCCAAAGCCGAAGAGGTGTTGGCAAATGCTATTGAAACTGCTAAAGATTTTATTAATAATTATCAAACAAGTTGTGAATCGGATTTAGAATTGTGTAAAATTTATAAAGGCTGCTCGAATATAACTTTTGATAATTCTTTTCGAGATCTTATAAATGCTGTGGCGAAAAATGCAGAAAAAGATCAATATGTTTTAATTATTGAAGATCAAGCATTAACCAATGAATTTCAAGAAGATTTGCTACGACTTTTAGAAGAAGATAATGTGAAAATTATGAATTCTAAAGTGGCAGAAAAGGGCAATAATACTTCTCGTAAAATTTTGGCTAATTGCAAGTTTAAAGCAGGATTAAAAATCCCAGGAACTGAGGATAAAATTGCTGAAATACGCTGTCTTGCTGATGCGTATTCTGGAAAGCAAAAGAAATTTCAAAAAATTTATAGTTGTAAAGCAATTATGGACACTCAAATGACTTCGCAAGACGCAATTTCTTCGTGTGTTGGCCGTTTGCAAAAAGATTAACTATTTAAATTCTAGGTATTTTATCAGAATTGTATATCAATGTTTCATGCCCAGGAAATTTATTTCCGTCTTTATCTGTAAATACAGTCCAGTTTGAAAATGAATGAAAGCTTGGTTGTGGGTAAATAAAATCATTGCCAAATTGATTTTTACATTCTTCTCGTAAAAATTTATAATATTCTATTCCTTCTTTTAAAACATAATGATTTGAAAAAAAATTACTTTTAACATGTTTCTTTATCCAGAAACCATCTGATATGATACCTTCTAGCCAATTCCAGTTTTTATGTTTATCTGCACAAATAATGTATGTATAACTGGCGAATGAGGGTTTATTATTGCAAAACAAAACGAAAGATATTAATATTATTAAATAAAGTTTTTTTATCATGATTTTACCATTTTTATCCAAGATTTAAACAAATTATTAAACATTTAATAATAATTTCTTATACATATGTTTCTCCTTCCTGTTAGCTAACTTTCAATCGGACTTTTGCGGTAAAATCATGATACCGAATTTGGTTTTATTAATAAAAGTCTTAATGCATTCAAGGTAACAAGCAAAGTTGCTCCAGTGTCTGCTAAAATAGCTAACCATAATGGAGTATTAGCAAATATCGTTATTATCAAAAAAAACATTTTTAAACCTATTGCAATAGAGATATTTTGTTTTATATTATAAATTGTTTTTTTTGATATTATAATTGTATCGATAATTGCATTAATATTATTATTCATTATTACAATTTCTGCAGTGTCAATCGCCACATTAGACCCGCTATTCATCGCTATTCCTACTTTGGCTGCAGCAAGTGCAGGAGCATCGTTAATACCATCTCCCACCATAATAATTGGTTCTTGGGAACTTATATTTCGCACATATTTCATTTTATCTTCTGGAAGTAGTTCTGCTAACACTTCTGTTTGTAGTTCTTGTTTTAGTATATTTCCAGAATCTTTGCTATCTCCTGTTAGAATAATTGAGTTGTACCCGAGAGTTTTTAATTTTTTAATTGTAAAAGGCGCTTCGGGTTTTAATTTATCAATTAAAACTATAACTCCAGCTAATTCTTTGTTTTCAAGAATAATAACAATTTTATTTCCTTCATTTTGTAGAGTTTTAATTTCATCAAAATTATAATTATTTTTTAAATCCAAAAAATAATTAAAGGAACAAAGTAAATAAGAATTATTTGCAATATTAGCTGTTGCACCAATTCCTGCAATATTTTTAGCATCACTAACAGAAAGTATTTCAATATTTTTTGTATTTGCTGCAGTCACAATTGATTGGGCTATGGGATGAGTAAATTTATTTTCGACTGAAGCTGCAAGTTGTAAAATTTTATTTTCATCGTACTTATATGCGACTATTTTTTGTATACTTAATTTTCCATACGTAACAGTTCCTGTTTTGTCAAATGCGATCTGTTTGGTTTCTGCAATGGCTTCTAATGATGCAGCGCTTTTGATAAAAATACCAAGTTTAGAAGCAGTTGTGATTGCCGCAGAAATAGCAGACGGAGTAGAAATCACTAAGGCACAGGGACAACCAATTAGTAGGACAGCGAGACCTTTGTAAATCCATGTTATAAAGTCTTCACCAAATATAATTGGTGGAATAATTGCAGTTAAAACTGAAATTAAAAGAATGATAGGTGTATAGATCCTACTAAAAGCTTCGATATTTCTAACTATTCTTGTTTTTGAAGCTTGAGCATTTTCGATGAGCCGAACAAGTTGCGTGACGGTGTTATCGAATCCTGTTGATGTGGCTTTAACCAATAGATTTCCATCTACAGGGTATGAACCGGCGCTTACTTTATCAGAAGTTTTTTTAAAAACGGGGACTGGCTCTCCGGTTAACTGAGATTCATCAATGTAACTTGTTCCAGAAATAATAATGCCATCGGTGGGCAATTTTTCTCCTGGTTTAATGTCAATGAGATCGCCAATTTTAATTTGGTTTGTAGCAATTGTTTCAATTTTTCCATTTTCTTTTTTTATAGTTGATTTATCAGGTAGTAGTAAATGAAGAGAGCGAACACTTTTCCGTGCGCGGTTGGTTGTATGTGATTCGAGTGTTTCGCCAATTAAATATAAAATAATAACAGTTGCAGCTTCTTTGGCTGCACCAATAAATATGGCGCCAAGAGATGAAATACTTATAAGTGTTTCTACGCTAAAAATATAATTATATTTAATTTGGGTTAATGCTTTTTTTAAAGTTGGAAAAAGTCCATATAATGTAATACAAATAAAAGAAATATAACCAAATTTATTGTTAAATTGTTCTAAAATAAATGCAAATAATAATAAAGTAAATAGTATTAAAATCCCTTTCCAGTGTGAATGTTCACTATGATTTGAATGGTCGTGCAAATGTAATTTTTGGTTGTCAGCATTTTGATTATAATTGTTAATTTTTATAATTTTGTGTAACAATTTTTTGTGTATTTTTTTTCTAAAAATTAAGCCAATATTTTTTAAATTATTTTTACTATTATTTGATATTTTAACTTCAGAAATAGTATATCCTAAAGATATTAGAATTTTT
This region of Spirobacillus cienkowskii genomic DNA includes:
- a CDS encoding serine/threonine-protein kinase, whose amino-acid sequence is MDNDRLIAQISIREDASVEKVASRKISSPIISRMQRADELRKKTVKVEGINKSRFFKLKIQESFENIKKALQFEYGENMELFFRTNDFEVFSRWIEGVTLFDANKKETPIKIHEISRIKNRLRLWVRIFENLYFYHSKGIIHGNIKPQNILIRDRASVDIKQTYESDFFEKKEEVPHIVLLDGGYFHFIPHHEEIENIEERITISKKITERNFWIAPEARGFIEGSFGECSDIFSLAAIMAWDFGLITIEGPSVLNALWPLYVSLDQNVFILGKEWHKWTGKHAIFDTMKRLKTVLLKAVDPLPENRISDAKELAFEIMMISNRLADNVDIQNLTSLYSTFQPENNDSINEKILKKQFKIPEILCEFSLSKNKQDASRIWVDARTTSASKHQLMRSLNMGMSIIKVNSFYHSVKFSAMKVPFSSLDALCHGLLNHTVFLNPTFLQEMKSFLFNLGNQVDSLYYVLPSLRKYGESKNSIKISKQSSFVQIKHQWLYNSIEKLFDKILTASKINLLIVDDLNRSDHSSLKILIEIFKKKQNSIKWILGIRSEEEIYDEEIKKSILQLKQQDLSYSNLKDERTKSYWITKLNKLTSQQARFLATWAMVDLQLNSDIIENLSNKVSVMQEIFSDHYHEGKEQARNLQQSAEDLILNEETTTENTTLSENEDNDLEELADKKRKDPLHLAYEALNIAIKIGLFSENRDVHTGQLICYYWEHQYIWLSLSLLLNKEIKSKVYFILAEFLCKNSNEKTTLSDIIHISEYLARSNLKIYSYSAYAALIMATEELCDITSTEFIIAKLQMLGESIEKECPEEAPVLIPKIREHIADLSLSLSQFDQADKYYQAVGWNITNPKRKIILLMKSFFPSQIKKRERRTDEFYKLIHQAEESELVIRNSKDTKLSLANEIESEIYKIQKKLLEQVSFSNEEEIKNNKILLRKIVEPIDTSNLKADKTLYLPKVKPIRGIVLAQFLRTSIGWIDNSILFPEILNVLSFTIENNDGESTISLLLSLILCGERNLSPKIRSLVLETVLDLSSRIGNDLSILEAHLMKGWCSFFYDGNLAESKKNIDKINSYHSLELPLTIKQCARKLQLLIEFESMTIENIKNYLTNPQKYLKKLSDYNLTHWEIGLVVFGLQQGQPHLKKFKSDNLFTANILDEKIDQILLYTILLFEKGHAHASSIISQEAKEAQLRQWFFDPSSHIEYIPEKFAQKIIEFSNLKNRLVTGSNSKQKISFINSVRKWAKHLKIKKETASRYWGEDKAIINNLKIDKANTQDTERLHILAQNAIRAGFNWTAYRLAHKARTELSVIIEEIREVEINLRSKLNKEDTKTMIPESSMHSAQATESMRVREYEKTGAYPEQGVAINYVLEFLHNFHDYIEDSNLGDEERLRLAAMIRKSIPKETDIIESTLAGALRASAKRISLTLNTKEDEEPSHRSDTLENPENEENQQNNITALKRTG
- the queA gene encoding tRNA preQ1(34) S-adenosylmethionine ribosyltransferase-isomerase QueA; protein product: MKKELFNYDLPEELIAQTPLANRDESRLLVCNAKNKSIADCMFKNLDEVLNHEFQLQKNNAKLLLIANNSRVYPARVRIKRSSGGRGEVFFLERGEKTHYSCLLRPQSKLKIGEILYADLKEDIALFEISHLNPPKVSIIANMSLDEILDLYGEMPLPPYIQRDPKKIVNYSKLDKDRYQTVYSNINHVGSSASPTAGLHFSPSILKKCEENRIELSYVTLHVGLGTFLPVKSEDIESHEMHQEYYFISQETIKKISKYLSNGWPIVFVGTTSLRAVESYFQLLNLELGKNFILNNKNINHLENNLNKFSDKWHTTNIFIHPKNENSIFVPTIGNAIITNFHQPESTLAMLIAALMGMKFWKQFYSYAITNKYRFFSYGDSSLLIFGEQN
- the alr gene encoding alanine racemase, with translation MVESTHLIEFAENSSWLELSRSAFVNNINTFRRVLPPHILLGCVLKGNAYGHGFLQSLEILHDYVDLIFVISPVDAFKIRKFEKDNELVQKRVVVLGSITAEEAAICAMKVIEVTITDAGWENFIPRLLRSEKERGHIYRPLKVHVHVDTGLTREGFLLSELGSKLEFLVKHASLFHAQGVMSHFANTEDVTDQSYAIEQMAKLDKAFEIITKKLNLSYKLEKHIAQSSATMIIPASRYDLTRVGISIYGLWPSPETKLSTKIILPELPRLIPALTWKCQSQSIKKVESGSYIGYGCTCRAERDLIAALFPVGYFDGYPRLLSNKGYVLVDGVRCKILGRVMMNHIVVDVTDVTQDDSRQVIATLIGKSGKESITVDQIAEWAQTINYEIVTRIGAHLKRMVVDS
- the rpmF gene encoding 50S ribosomal protein L32, whose translation is MPTPKKKVSRSRRNMRRAHHALSAINLSSCSNCSAPRLSHSVCESCGFYKGRFVAKNILKSDLLAVLR